Genomic DNA from Caloranaerobacter ferrireducens:
ATATAGATTTGATAAATCAAAAAAGTTTTTTTGGAATATGAATGAAGCTGAAAAGGAAGAATTAAAGAAAAAAATTAGTGATGCTTTTGATTTTATTGAAGAAACAATTGAAAAAAATGATTGTGACATTCTTATTTTAGATGAAGTTATGGGGGTTATAAGTAATAAACTAGTTTCAATAGATAGAGTTTTACATATTTTAGATATTAAACCAGAGAATATGGAAATTATATTAACTGGAAGAAATGTTCCTGAAGCTATACTTGATAGGGCGGATTTAGTTAGTGAAATGAAAATGGTTAAACATCCTTTTGAAAAAGGCATACCAGCAAGAAAAGGAATCGAATATTAAATAATAAACGGAGGGAGCAAGATGATTAAAAGCAAATTTACTAAGGTATTAGTCTTATTATTATCTTTAATATTAATTATGGGTGCATTTACAGGTTGTGTTAAAAAGAAAGAAGAAAACATTGATAATAAAAGCGAAATAAATGATAATGAATCTAATACTACTGGTACAATTTATCCATTAGAAGTAGAAGATGACTTTGGAAATAAAGTAACAATAGAAAAAGAACCATTAAGAATAGTATCTTTAGCACCTAGTCATACTGAGATTTTATTTGCAATAGGCTTGGGTGAGAGAGTAGTAGGTGTATCAAATTACTGT
This window encodes:
- a CDS encoding cob(I)yrinic acid a,c-diamide adenosyltransferase, giving the protein MDKGLIQVYTGDGKGKTTAALGLGLRAVGYGYKVKMIQFLKGRDSGELFSTKKLNGDFEIYRFDKSKKFFWNMNEAEKEELKKKISDAFDFIEETIEKNDCDILILDEVMGVISNKLVSIDRVLHILDIKPENMEIILTGRNVPEAILDRADLVSEMKMVKHPFEKGIPARKGIEY